The following are from one region of the Planctomycetota bacterium genome:
- a CDS encoding Rrf2 family transcriptional regulator, with product MLSQAVGYAVTAMGHIAGAGGNPVLVREIAQAADIPAPYLAKIINALSRKQLVITQRGVGGGVTLARPAVEISMYDVCVALDDPVVRPTCMLGTAVCSDDRACPAHTFWKSCRNDVIEFLQRTNVADIAAFEARRRWRFVAQVNVSAPTAPKAHETT from the coding sequence ATGTTGAGCCAAGCCGTCGGATATGCAGTGACCGCGATGGGGCACATCGCCGGAGCCGGCGGAAATCCCGTGCTGGTGCGCGAGATCGCCCAGGCGGCGGACATCCCGGCGCCCTACCTGGCCAAGATCATCAACGCGTTGTCGCGGAAGCAGTTGGTGATCACGCAGCGCGGCGTGGGCGGGGGCGTGACGCTGGCGCGTCCGGCGGTCGAGATCTCGATGTACGACGTGTGCGTGGCGCTGGACGACCCGGTGGTCCGGCCGACGTGCATGCTGGGCACGGCGGTGTGTTCGGACGACCGCGCCTGCCCGGCGCACACGTTCTGGAAGTCGTGCCGCAACGACGTGATCGAGTTTCTGCAGCGGACGAACGTCGCGGACATCGCGGCGTTCGAGGCGCGCCGTCGCTGGCGCTTCGTGGCGCAGGTGAACGTGTCGGCGCCTACCGCGCCAAAGGCCCACGAGACGACCTGA
- the ccoN gene encoding cytochrome-c oxidase, cbb3-type subunit I, protein MAGLGPASEAGPLERVVYDDAIVRLFVVATMVWGLVATLAGVFIAIQMAFPAANMGVEWLSFGRLRPLHTNAAIFAFAGNAIFAAIYYSTQRLCKTRMYSDTLSRLHFWGWQAIIVCAALTLPLGITQSKEYAELEWPIDLLIAVVWLGFFGGNFFGTLAIRRERHMYVALWFYIATIVTVTILHVFNNLSLPLAVVELVETGRWPRGSEWMKSWPVYAGVQDAFMQWWYGHNAVAFFLTTPFLGLMYYFMPKAAERPVYSYRLSIVHFWSLVFIYIWAGPHHLHYTALPHWASSLGMIFSVMLWMPSWGGMINGLLTLRGAWHKVTADPILKFFVVGVTFYGMSTFEGPMLSVKSVNALSHYTDWTIAHVHAGALGWNGFLTFGMIYWLLPRLFQTKLWSARWMNLHFWVATIGILLYILAIYTAGITQGLMWRAFDVSGRLQYPDFVETVAQLMPFYWIRVVGGLLYVAGVVMLGVNAIQTWRARPATFAEEVHEFPALDRRYEDAPIPESRLTSNLNLGRDVEAKIIQGWFHRVWERKPFKFTAWVVAAVGVASLFEIIPTFLIRSNVPSIASVQPYTPLELYGRDIYIAEGCYNCHSQMIRPLWHETVRYGEYSKPGEFVYDRPFQWGSRRIGPDLAREGGRQSHDWHVRHFENPRQLIPTSVMPSYGHLLTQDIDWGTIQGRVDAMAMLGVPYADAVRQGKAAEIARAQAVEIADNLAKQGGYTNMQDKKVIALVAYLQRLGTDLNKPPPDAAPTGTTTTTTTPTGAPTSGAAPTSDHPAVAATGGN, encoded by the coding sequence ATGGCAGGGCTGGGGCCGGCGAGCGAGGCCGGCCCGCTCGAGCGGGTCGTCTATGACGACGCGATCGTCCGGCTGTTCGTGGTCGCCACGATGGTCTGGGGCCTGGTCGCGACGCTGGCCGGCGTGTTCATCGCGATCCAGATGGCCTTCCCCGCCGCGAACATGGGCGTGGAGTGGCTGAGCTTCGGGCGCCTGCGTCCGCTGCACACCAACGCCGCGATCTTCGCCTTCGCCGGCAACGCCATCTTCGCCGCGATCTACTACTCCACCCAGCGCCTGTGCAAGACGCGAATGTACTCCGACACGCTCAGCCGCCTGCACTTCTGGGGGTGGCAGGCGATCATCGTGTGCGCGGCCCTCACCCTCCCGCTGGGCATCACGCAGAGCAAGGAGTACGCCGAGCTCGAGTGGCCGATCGACCTGCTCATCGCCGTGGTCTGGCTCGGGTTCTTCGGGGGCAACTTCTTCGGCACCCTCGCCATCCGGCGCGAGCGCCACATGTACGTCGCCCTGTGGTTCTACATCGCGACGATCGTCACCGTCACGATCCTTCACGTCTTCAACAACCTGAGCCTCCCGCTCGCGGTGGTCGAGCTGGTCGAGACCGGGCGCTGGCCGCGGGGCTCGGAATGGATGAAGAGCTGGCCCGTGTACGCGGGCGTGCAGGACGCGTTCATGCAGTGGTGGTACGGGCACAACGCGGTGGCGTTCTTCCTGACCACGCCGTTCCTGGGGCTGATGTACTACTTCATGCCCAAGGCCGCCGAGCGCCCGGTGTACTCCTACCGCCTGTCCATCGTGCACTTCTGGTCGCTGGTGTTCATCTACATCTGGGCCGGCCCGCACCACCTGCACTACACGGCCCTCCCGCACTGGGCCTCGTCGCTGGGCATGATCTTCTCCGTCATGCTCTGGATGCCCAGCTGGGGCGGGATGATCAACGGGCTGCTCACCCTCCGCGGCGCCTGGCACAAGGTCACCGCCGATCCGATCCTCAAGTTCTTCGTCGTCGGCGTGACGTTCTACGGCATGTCCACCTTCGAGGGCCCGATGCTCAGCGTCAAGAGCGTCAACGCCCTCTCGCACTACACCGACTGGACCATCGCCCACGTCCACGCCGGCGCCCTCGGCTGGAACGGCTTCCTCACCTTCGGCATGATCTACTGGCTCCTCCCGCGGCTCTTCCAGACCAAGCTCTGGAGCGCCCGCTGGATGAACCTCCACTTCTGGGTTGCCACCATCGGCATCCTTCTCTACATCCTCGCCATCTACACCGCCGGCATCACCCAGGGCCTGATGTGGCGTGCCTTCGACGTCTCCGGACGCCTCCAGTACCCCGACTTCGTCGAGACCGTCGCCCAGCTCATGCCCTTCTACTGGATCCGCGTCGTCGGCGGGCTGCTCTACGTCGCCGGCGTCGTCATGCTCGGCGTCAACGCCATCCAGACCTGGCGCGCCCGACCGGCGACCTTCGCCGAGGAAGTCCACGAGTTCCCCGCTCTTGACCGGCGGTACGAGGACGCGCCCATCCCCGAATCGCGCCTCACCAGCAATCTCAACCTCGGGCGCGACGTCGAAGCCAAGATCATCCAGGGCTGGTTCCACCGCGTCTGGGAGCGCAAGCCCTTCAAGTTCACGGCGTGGGTCGTGGCGGCGGTCGGCGTCGCGTCGCTCTTCGAGATCATCCCGACCTTCCTCATCCGCTCCAACGTCCCGTCGATCGCCAGCGTGCAGCCCTACACCCCGCTCGAGCTCTACGGGCGCGACATCTACATCGCCGAGGGCTGCTACAACTGCCACTCGCAGATGATCCGCCCGCTGTGGCACGAGACCGTCCGCTACGGCGAGTACAGCAAGCCCGGCGAGTTTGTCTACGACCGGCCCTTCCAGTGGGGCAGCCGGCGCATCGGCCCGGACCTCGCCCGCGAGGGCGGGCGCCAGAGCCACGACTGGCACGTTCGCCACTTCGAGAACCCGCGCCAACTCATCCCCACCTCGGTCATGCCCTCGTACGGGCACCTGCTCACGCAGGACATCGACTGGGGCACCATCCAGGGACGCGTCGACGCGATGGCGATGCTGGGCGTGCCGTACGCCGACGCCGTCCGCCAGGGCAAGGCCGCCGAAATCGCCCGGGCGCAGGCCGTGGAGATCGCCGACAACCTCGCGAAGCAGGGCGGGTACACCAACATGCAGGACAAGAAGGTCATCGCGCTCGTCGCGTACCTGCAGCGTCTGGGCACCGACCTCAACAAGCCCCCGCCCGACGCGGCGCCCACCGGCACGACGACCACCACCACCACCCCGACGGGCGCGCCGACATCAGGCGCCGCGCCGACGAGCGATCACCCGGCCGTCGCGGCCACGGGAGGGAACTGA
- a CDS encoding SMP-30/gluconolactonase/LRE family protein, whose protein sequence is MPRTVTPVPPHVLSTVVVLAALAPAAAQTLQSPALPDAVVDLRTDAGVAMVSGQWRYTDAHIVEVEHRAPGPDNRPGDRAVRTDDLHPKPHTPDFDSAAWQAVSPDSLEARRTNGRLSFGWYRFDFTMPRVVGAFDPAGATVVLELVVDDYAEVWVNGELPTVLGQHDGPTAAGWNTPTRVQITRRAAPGERVRVAILAANAPLSDPPPNYVWVRSATLDFYAPGRGMRNTPTPVDTQIVRLDSAIDRVVAPGTRAERLADGFVFTEGPVWVPTLPAGKSYGGGGRGGYLLFSDPNKNVIHRYDPADGAVSIFRTKSGYSGVGGVDIGAYHQPGSNGLALGPDGRLAICEHGNRRVSRLEPNGAVTVLADRFEGKRLNSPNDLVYRSDGTLYFTDPPFGLPKVFNDPAKELPHSGVYMLREGTLRLAARDLSAPNGLAFSPDEKHLYVDNWDEARKVILRYDVAPDGTLSNPVTFVDITAEPGEICYDGLKVDAAGHIYVSAPTGIRVHAPSGQHLGTIVLPELPANFAFGDDDRRTLYITARSGLYRVRVLHAGR, encoded by the coding sequence ATGCCCCGCACCGTCACACCCGTCCCGCCGCACGTGCTGTCCACCGTCGTCGTCCTCGCCGCCCTCGCGCCCGCCGCCGCGCAGACGCTGCAGTCCCCCGCGCTGCCGGACGCCGTGGTGGATCTCAGGACGGACGCGGGCGTCGCGATGGTGTCCGGGCAGTGGCGGTACACCGACGCGCACATCGTGGAAGTCGAGCACCGCGCCCCCGGCCCCGACAACCGCCCCGGCGACCGTGCCGTCCGCACCGACGACCTGCACCCCAAGCCCCACACGCCCGATTTCGACAGCGCCGCGTGGCAGGCCGTCTCGCCCGATTCTCTCGAAGCACGACGCACCAACGGGCGTCTCTCGTTCGGCTGGTACCGATTCGACTTCACCATGCCACGCGTGGTCGGCGCGTTCGATCCCGCCGGCGCCACCGTGGTGCTCGAGCTCGTCGTCGACGACTACGCCGAGGTCTGGGTGAACGGCGAACTCCCCACCGTGCTCGGCCAGCACGACGGCCCGACCGCCGCCGGCTGGAACACGCCGACCCGCGTGCAGATCACCCGGCGCGCCGCGCCCGGCGAGCGCGTGCGGGTCGCGATCCTCGCCGCCAACGCCCCGCTCTCTGACCCTCCGCCGAACTACGTCTGGGTGCGCTCCGCGACGCTCGATTTCTACGCGCCCGGGCGCGGCATGCGCAACACGCCCACGCCCGTCGACACGCAGATCGTCCGCCTCGACTCCGCGATCGACCGCGTCGTCGCGCCCGGAACCCGGGCCGAGCGCCTCGCCGACGGCTTCGTCTTCACAGAAGGGCCCGTCTGGGTCCCGACCCTGCCCGCCGGCAAGTCTTACGGCGGGGGCGGTCGCGGCGGGTACCTGCTCTTCAGCGACCCCAACAAGAACGTCATCCACCGCTACGACCCCGCCGACGGCGCCGTCTCGATCTTCCGCACCAAGAGCGGGTACTCCGGCGTGGGCGGGGTCGACATCGGCGCGTACCACCAGCCCGGGTCCAACGGCCTGGCCCTCGGCCCCGACGGACGCCTCGCCATCTGCGAGCACGGAAACCGCCGCGTCTCGCGCCTGGAGCCCAACGGCGCCGTCACCGTCCTAGCCGATCGCTTCGAGGGCAAGCGCCTCAACAGCCCCAACGACCTCGTCTACCGGTCCGACGGCACCCTCTACTTCACCGACCCGCCCTTCGGCCTGCCCAAGGTCTTCAACGATCCCGCGAAGGAACTGCCCCACAGCGGCGTGTACATGCTCCGCGAAGGCACGCTCCGCCTCGCCGCCCGTGATCTCAGCGCCCCCAACGGGCTCGCCTTCTCCCCCGACGAGAAGCACCTCTACGTCGACAACTGGGACGAGGCCCGCAAGGTCATCCTCCGCTACGACGTCGCGCCCGACGGCACGCTCTCCAACCCCGTCACGTTCGTCGACATCACCGCCGAGCCGGGCGAGATCTGCTACGACGGGCTCAAGGTCGACGCCGCCGGGCACATCTACGTTTCCGCCCCGACCGGCATCCGCGTGCACGCCCCGAGCGGGCAGCACCTGGGCACCATCGTGCTCCCCGAACTGCCCGCCAACTTCGCCTTCGGCGACGACGACCGGCGCACGCTGTACATCACGGCCCGCAGCGGGCTTTACCGCGTGCGCGTCCTGCACGCCGGACGCTGA
- a CDS encoding CcoQ/FixQ family Cbb3-type cytochrome c oxidase assembly chaperone → MRLSDIMGSLDLSIWPQLALGIFLVVFAAVITRVYRRDRRREYDAAARIPLESGVVTPRTVQPKGTDQ, encoded by the coding sequence ATGCGACTCAGCGACATCATGGGAAGCCTCGACCTGTCCATCTGGCCGCAGCTCGCGCTGGGCATCTTCCTCGTCGTGTTCGCCGCCGTCATCACGCGCGTGTACCGGCGCGACCGTCGTCGCGAGTACGACGCGGCGGCCCGAATCCCGCTCGAATCCGGGGTCGTCACGCCCCGCACCGTTCAGCCGAAGGGGACCGATCAATGA
- a CDS encoding YHS domain-containing (seleno)protein — protein sequence MSASVFPRIVLVPCLALLALAPACARHGRCVGIDDPTLAHQRVLVNLDNAGAAIAGHDPVAYFTDAKPVKGDPTIRSTHAGALYYFASLEHKRMFDANPAKYEPEFGGYCAYAASINTISPIDPNYWEIVDGRLILQHNQRAWDAWKKDPAGNLVKADKNWPGLVERNGTPPRALLNVDPAGLALEGYDPTAYILDGKPRKGDPALARSFQGAMYYFVHAEHKNAFEKDPARFVPQFGGFCGYAASINKVSPVNPEIWQIVDGRVVLQHTPEAYRLFNENVRGNYAKAEKNWPGLSSRRCR from the coding sequence ATGTCCGCGTCCGTGTTCCCCCGCATCGTGCTCGTCCCGTGTCTGGCGTTGCTCGCCCTCGCTCCCGCGTGCGCGCGTCATGGCCGCTGCGTCGGCATCGACGACCCGACGCTCGCCCACCAGCGTGTGCTCGTGAACCTGGACAACGCCGGCGCCGCCATCGCCGGGCACGACCCGGTCGCGTACTTCACCGACGCCAAGCCGGTGAAGGGCGATCCGACGATCCGCTCGACGCACGCCGGGGCGCTCTACTACTTCGCCTCGCTCGAGCACAAGCGGATGTTCGACGCGAACCCCGCCAAGTACGAGCCGGAGTTCGGGGGCTACTGCGCCTACGCCGCCTCGATCAACACGATCTCCCCCATCGACCCCAACTACTGGGAGATCGTCGACGGACGGCTCATCCTCCAGCACAACCAGCGCGCCTGGGACGCCTGGAAGAAGGACCCCGCGGGCAACCTCGTGAAGGCCGACAAGAACTGGCCCGGGCTCGTCGAGCGCAACGGCACGCCGCCCCGGGCGCTGCTCAACGTCGACCCCGCCGGCCTGGCGCTCGAGGGCTACGACCCCACCGCGTACATCCTCGACGGCAAGCCCCGCAAGGGCGACCCCGCGCTCGCGCGCTCCTTCCAGGGCGCCATGTACTACTTCGTCCACGCCGAGCACAAGAACGCCTTCGAGAAAGACCCCGCACGCTTCGTGCCGCAGTTCGGCGGGTTCTGCGGCTACGCCGCCTCGATCAACAAGGTCTCGCCCGTCAACCCCGAGATCTGGCAGATCGTCGACGGGCGCGTCGTGCTCCAGCACACCCCCGAGGCCTACCGCCTGTTCAACGAGAACGTCCGCGGCAACTACGCCAAAGCCGAGAAGAACTGGCCCGGCCTTTCCAGCCGGCGCTGCCGCTAA
- a CDS encoding FixH family protein: protein MKSLALKPGQGWPIAIVGLLLGNMAIVGVTVYFAARTRTSDVVPDYYAKALHWDDTARQHAANRALGWTLDVSFASVDDATSRVRLRLTDGAGDPIRAATIDLEAFHQADPGARHTITLVSRHDGTYEGVLESSRPGRWRVHAIADAVGMRFTSEQQVDFGI, encoded by the coding sequence ATGAAATCTCTCGCCCTCAAGCCCGGCCAGGGCTGGCCCATCGCCATCGTGGGGCTGCTGCTGGGAAACATGGCGATCGTCGGCGTGACGGTGTACTTCGCCGCCCGCACGCGCACCAGCGACGTCGTGCCCGACTACTACGCCAAGGCCCTGCACTGGGACGACACCGCCCGCCAGCACGCCGCCAACCGCGCGCTCGGCTGGACGCTCGATGTCTCGTTCGCGTCCGTCGACGACGCGACGTCGCGCGTGCGTCTGCGCCTCACCGACGGCGCGGGCGACCCCATCCGGGCCGCGACCATCGATCTCGAGGCGTTCCACCAGGCCGACCCCGGTGCGCGCCACACCATCACGCTGGTCTCGCGCCACGACGGCACGTACGAGGGCGTGCTCGAGAGCTCCCGCCCCGGGCGCTGGCGCGTCCACGCCATCGCCGACGCCGTCGGCATGCGATTCACCAGCGAGCAGCAGGTCGACTTCGGCATCTAG
- a CDS encoding sulfite exporter TauE/SafE family protein: MLPLIGAILVASLLGSLHCAGMCGAFLALSISPPGQVRTPSWRLHASYHLGRLCTYLTFGVIAGALGGALDLAGDMAGIQQAAAVGAGIVMVVFGGTCVAGACGVRLPRVPAPRALESVVVRGHALADRFGPSARAVVIGAVTTLLPCGWLYAFVATAAGTAHPASGALAMLAFWLGTLPALAALGIGLQRGLGSFRRILPVATSIMLVGVGLATLAGRVRFIQSDGVRSEVVCHPVR; this comes from the coding sequence ATGCTCCCGCTCATCGGCGCCATCCTCGTCGCGAGCCTCCTGGGCAGCCTGCACTGCGCGGGGATGTGCGGCGCGTTCCTCGCCCTGAGCATCAGCCCGCCCGGCCAGGTCCGCACGCCCTCGTGGCGCCTTCACGCCTCGTACCACCTCGGGCGACTGTGCACGTACCTCACCTTCGGCGTCATCGCCGGCGCGCTGGGCGGCGCCCTCGACCTCGCCGGCGACATGGCCGGCATCCAGCAGGCCGCCGCCGTCGGCGCGGGCATCGTCATGGTCGTCTTCGGCGGCACGTGCGTCGCCGGCGCGTGCGGCGTGCGCCTTCCCCGCGTCCCCGCGCCCCGCGCGCTCGAGTCCGTCGTCGTCCGCGGGCACGCCCTCGCCGACCGCTTCGGTCCCTCCGCACGCGCCGTCGTCATCGGCGCGGTCACCACCCTGCTCCCCTGCGGCTGGCTCTACGCCTTCGTCGCCACCGCCGCCGGCACCGCCCACCCCGCCTCCGGCGCCCTGGCCATGCTCGCCTTCTGGCTCGGCACGCTCCCGGCCCTGGCGGCCCTGGGCATCGGCCTGCAGCGCGGGCTCGGGTCGTTCCGCAGGATCCTCCCCGTCGCCACCTCGATCATGCTCGTAGGCGTCGGCCTCGCCACGCTCGCGGGGCGCGTTCGATTCATCCAGTCCGACGGCGTTCGCAGCGAGGTGGTGTGCCATCCCGTCCGCTAG
- a CDS encoding cbb3-type cytochrome c oxidase N-terminal domain-containing protein has translation MTQMTSDSRDQGGDVSPRITRPRDHLLDHEYDGIREFDNPTPGWWHLIFLGSVVFSIFYFVFWQFSPLAYTPQEAWAAKQNAETMRLFANVGDIKPDQDGILTLMRDDKLMAYAQGMFQGNCAQCHAKDGGGINGTNLTDDHYKNVKALPDLFAVITAGAANGAMPAWRNNFSEKERVLLAAYAARLRGTTPANARQAEGEAIAPWPR, from the coding sequence ATGACCCAGATGACCTCCGACTCACGGGACCAGGGCGGCGACGTGTCGCCCAGAATCACGCGCCCGCGCGACCACCTGCTCGACCACGAGTACGACGGCATCCGCGAGTTCGACAACCCGACCCCCGGCTGGTGGCACCTCATCTTCCTCGGCTCGGTCGTCTTCTCCATCTTCTACTTCGTCTTCTGGCAGTTCAGCCCGCTCGCCTACACCCCGCAGGAGGCCTGGGCCGCGAAGCAGAACGCCGAGACCATGCGCCTCTTCGCCAACGTCGGTGACATCAAGCCCGACCAGGACGGCATCCTCACCCTCATGCGCGACGACAAGCTCATGGCGTACGCCCAGGGCATGTTCCAGGGCAACTGCGCCCAGTGCCACGCGAAGGACGGCGGGGGCATCAACGGCACCAACCTCACCGACGACCACTACAAGAACGTCAAGGCCCTCCCCGACCTCTTCGCCGTCATCACCGCCGGTGCCGCCAACGGCGCCATGCCCGCGTGGCGCAACAACTTCTCCGAGAAGGAGCGCGTGCTCCTCGCGGCGTACGCGGCCCGACTCCGCGGCACCACGCCCGCCAACGCCCGCCAGGCCGAGGGCGAGGCAATCGCGCCCTGGCCCCGCTAG
- the ccoG gene encoding cytochrome c oxidase accessory protein CcoG: MTALPVTHAHPDATQAMPIAAGETGTRAPSTLSTLNDDGSRRWLKPKLSPGRFLSRRRAVAYALIALFTAIPHTTINGWPAILLDLSARRFHILGQTFLPTDTLLLAFLLVGIFLTIFLLTALFGRVWCGWACPQTVYMEFVFRPIERLFDGAPGRAIKNKFQGTGPARTLKYVAFFLVACYLAHTFLAYFVGVERLSEWVTQSPLRHPGPFLVMAVVTGLMLFDFTFFREQTCLVACPYGRFQSVMLDRHSLIVSYDPVRGEPRGKASAKRAAATDRADLALPVLAGEARRTGDCVDCKLCVVTCPTGIDIRNGLQMECINCTQCIDACDAVMTKLGRPRGLIRYTSQAAVSGGTYRMIRPRVVIYATVLAGVVTAFLITLLGAASADVSVLRGRGAPFVQVDPGTVANQVRVKIANRSAQATTFTFDAAAVAGAPGVSIRAEDHPVRVEAGEVRTVPAQILVPVGAFVRGTLDVHVLVSDGQGFSTRVPFRVVGPAGGQAPGVAAPAQPAPPTPDTGGTP, translated from the coding sequence ATGACCGCCCTGCCCGTCACGCACGCACACCCGGACGCAACGCAGGCGATGCCGATCGCCGCGGGCGAGACGGGTACCAGGGCGCCCTCCACGCTCTCGACGCTGAATGACGACGGCAGCCGTCGCTGGCTGAAGCCCAAACTCAGCCCCGGGCGATTCCTGAGCCGCCGTCGCGCCGTCGCCTACGCGCTCATCGCGCTCTTCACCGCCATCCCGCACACCACGATCAACGGCTGGCCGGCCATCCTGCTCGACCTGAGCGCCCGGCGGTTCCACATCCTGGGCCAGACCTTTCTGCCCACCGACACGCTGCTGCTCGCGTTCCTGCTCGTCGGCATCTTCCTCACCATCTTCCTGCTCACCGCGCTCTTCGGGCGCGTGTGGTGCGGGTGGGCGTGCCCGCAGACGGTCTACATGGAGTTCGTGTTCCGCCCGATCGAGCGCCTCTTCGACGGCGCGCCCGGGCGGGCCATCAAGAACAAGTTCCAGGGAACCGGCCCGGCGCGCACGCTGAAGTACGTCGCGTTCTTCCTCGTCGCGTGCTACCTCGCGCACACCTTCCTGGCCTACTTCGTCGGGGTCGAGCGGCTCAGCGAGTGGGTGACGCAATCGCCCCTCAGGCACCCCGGGCCGTTCCTCGTCATGGCCGTCGTCACCGGGCTCATGCTCTTCGACTTCACGTTCTTCCGCGAGCAGACGTGCCTGGTGGCCTGCCCGTACGGGCGCTTCCAGTCCGTCATGCTCGACCGGCACTCGCTCATCGTGAGCTACGACCCCGTGCGGGGCGAGCCCCGGGGCAAGGCGAGCGCCAAGCGGGCCGCCGCCACCGACCGCGCCGACCTCGCGCTGCCGGTGCTCGCGGGCGAGGCCCGGCGCACGGGCGACTGCGTCGACTGCAAGCTCTGCGTCGTCACGTGCCCCACGGGCATCGACATCCGCAACGGGCTGCAGATGGAGTGCATCAACTGCACGCAGTGCATCGACGCGTGCGACGCGGTGATGACCAAGCTGGGCCGCCCGCGCGGGCTCATCCGCTACACGTCCCAGGCCGCCGTCTCGGGCGGAACGTACCGCATGATCCGCCCGCGCGTGGTGATCTACGCGACCGTGCTCGCGGGGGTCGTGACGGCGTTCCTCATCACCCTGCTCGGGGCGGCCTCCGCCGACGTCAGCGTGTTGCGCGGGCGCGGCGCCCCGTTCGTGCAGGTCGACCCCGGCACCGTCGCCAACCAGGTGCGCGTGAAGATCGCGAACCGCTCGGCCCAGGCGACGACGTTCACCTTCGACGCCGCCGCCGTCGCCGGCGCGCCGGGCGTCTCCATCCGCGCCGAAGACCACCCCGTCCGCGTCGAGGCGGGCGAAGTCCGCACCGTCCCGGCGCAGATCCTGGTGCCCGTCGGCGCGTTCGTCCGCGGCACGCTCGACGTGCACGTCCTGGTCTCCGATGGCCAGGGCTTCAGCACCCGCGTGCCGTTCCGCGTCGTCGGCCCCGCCGGAGGACAGGCCCCCGGCGTTGCCGCGCCCGCGCAGCCGGCCCCGCCCACACCCGACACCGGAGGCACGCCATGA
- a CDS encoding heme-binding protein, which translates to MKYQHVAACAVVAAASIFARGVAAPQPGAQGAPAHATSAASKPVLTLDGAQRVLAAAVAEARAKHAGGAIAVVDDGGHLIVFQRLDATFPAGAEVSIGKARTAATFRKPTKAFEDALNAGRFALAGVQQMTPLQGGIPIVIDGHVVGGIGVSGAHSQAEDEQIAIAGAAAASTAP; encoded by the coding sequence ATGAAATACCAGCATGTTGCAGCCTGTGCCGTTGTCGCCGCCGCGTCCATCTTCGCCCGGGGCGTGGCCGCCCCGCAGCCCGGCGCGCAGGGCGCGCCCGCGCACGCCACGTCGGCCGCTTCCAAGCCCGTGCTCACGCTCGACGGCGCCCAACGCGTGCTGGCCGCCGCCGTCGCCGAGGCCCGCGCGAAGCACGCCGGCGGCGCGATCGCCGTGGTCGACGACGGCGGGCACCTGATCGTCTTCCAGCGGCTGGACGCCACGTTCCCCGCGGGCGCCGAGGTCTCGATCGGCAAGGCCCGCACCGCCGCCACCTTCCGCAAGCCCACCAAGGCCTTCGAAGACGCGCTCAACGCCGGGCGCTTCGCCCTCGCGGGCGTGCAGCAGATGACCCCGCTGCAGGGGGGCATCCCCATCGTCATCGACGGGCACGTCGTCGGCGGCATCGGCGTCAGCGGCGCGCACAGCCAGGCCGAGGACGAGCAGATCGCCATCGCGGGCGCCGCCGCGGCCTCGACCGCGCCGTAG